The segment AAGTTGTGACAGAATTAGCCAATCAAACCAATATGTTAGCCCTCAATGCGGCCGTAGAAGCGGTTAAAGCGGGAGAAGAGGGAAAAGGCTTTTCCATTGTCGCTTCAGAAATTCGCAAATTAGCTGATGAAAGCAAAAAATCCGCCGACCAAATTAATAATTTAGTCAGTGAAATTCAAAACGCTATTAATATCACAGTGATGGTCACAGATGAAGGCAATAAAACCGTGAAAACCGAGATGGAAATTGCCCAAGAAACAGCAGAAATCTTTGCAGATATGGAGGAAGCGATCAATTATGTCGTGATTAATAATCAACAAATTTCTCTTAATATTCAACAACAAGATAAAGCCATTCAACAAGTTTTAGAAGCGATGAATAATATTAATCGAGCAGCTAAAGAAACGGCTACGGGTATTAACCAAACTAAGATGGGAACCCGTTACTTAAATCAAGCGAGTCAAGACTTAAAAGGCTTAGTTGAAAAATAAATAGGGAACAGGGAACAGTGATCAGTAAACAGTCAATGAGAAAAAAGTAAAATGATTGAAGACGAAGAACTCAGAGAAATCTATGAACTTTCTAGTACTGAACACCTAAAATCCCTAGAAATGGGATTATTAGAACTCGAAAAAACCCCTAATAATGAAATATTAATTAATCAATTATTTCGAGATGCCCATAGTTTAAAAGGAGATTCAAGAATTACAGGAGTCATTGGGGTAGAAATGCTCTCCCATACCATGGAAGAGATATTAGGCAGGGTCAAAAAACAGCAAATGAGCCTAACGGCTGCTATGTGCGATCGCCTCTATCAATTGGTTGATGCCATGACAAAACTGGTTCATGAAGCCGTTACTGATGAACCCAGTGGGGTGAATTATCAAGAGATTCTGGATCAGTTTTCACAAGCGATTACTAACCCGAATATTTCTGCCGTTGAAATACCACCCCTAGAACCTGAAATCAAAGACAACATTTTTCAAGTTCCTTTAACCTTTATTGAAGATGCAGATCTCAGAGAAATTTATCAACTTTCGAGTCAAGAACACCTCGAAAAAATTACCACAGCCTTAGAAAAACTCAACCAAGATCCCCAACAGGAGAAAACCCTAGAAGAACTGTTATTAGAAACTGAAAGATTTAGCATCGATTCTCGCATGGTTGGCCGAGAAGATCTAGAAATAATTATTGAGAAAATCACCGAAATTTTGCAACAAGTTCAACAAAAACAACTGTCTTGGACTCAAGTCAGTGAACGAGTGGAAGAAGGAGTCAAGGCGATCGCCCACCTTGTCCAAGAAGCCATCACCGGAGAACCGAGTCCCATTAATTCTTTAACAGCGTTAGGACAATTGAGCGCGGAAATTCCCCCAATTCCTACTTTAGAACCAGAAACGGTCATCGCTACACCGCCAAAACTGGGAGACTCCTATCATATTGATACCTTACGGGTTCCAACACGCCATTTAGACACATTAATGACCCAAACGGGAGAACTGAACGTTACCAGCGTCGGTATTAGCCATATTACTACAGCTATCCATCAAATAGCCCACCTTTGGGAAGAATGGCAGTTAAAAAAACAGCAAAACTCCTCTAATCTCGAAGCTGAGGAGAAACAGATTGCTAACATTCTTGACCAACTCAAAGTCAGTATTAGCGACCACAGTGCCCGACTTGATTTTATTGCCACAGAATTAGACGAAAAAGTTCGTACCCTACGATTATTACCCCTTTCTACCGTCTTTCTGCTCTTTCCCCGTATGGTGCGCGATCTAGCCCAGGAACTCGATAAACCCGTGAATTTAGTCCTTGAGGGGGGAGATACCAACGTCGATAAACAGGTGATCGAAGAAATCAAAGATCCCTTGATGCACTTGTTACGAAATGCGATCGATCATGGCATTGAGTCGCCAGCAGAACGGGAAAAAGCCAATAAACCCCCTGTCGCCACCCTAAAAGTTCGAGGCTATAAAGACGGCAGTAACCTAGTGATTGAAGTCTCCGACGATGGCAGAGGGTTAGACCCCGAATTAATTAAACAAACCGCCCTCAAGCGAAAATTACGAACTCTCAAAGAATTAGAGGGAATGAGTGATCTACAACTTTATAACCTGATTTTTGCCCCAGGATTTTCCACTCGTACCTTTATTACCGAAATTTCTGGCCGAGGGGTGGGCCTCGATGTCGTACGCGCCAATGTGGAACGCCTCAAGGGGACGATAAAAGTGGACTCTCAACGGGGTTTAGGGACTCGGTTTTCCCTCCATTTAGGAACCACCTTATCAACGGCGATCGTCATGTTATTGGAAGTCGGGGGTATTGTCCACGCCCTACCCCAAGAATATATCTTGACTTGCTTGTTGGTGTCCCCTGAAGAGATTTTTCTGCTCGAAGGACATCAAAGCCTTAAATTAGAAGAACAAGTGATTAATTTGGCTAATTTAGCCACACTCCTACAATTAGTCAATCATAACAGCCCTTCCCCTAGACAGAAACGCCATAGCCAAGAGAGTCAAAAAATACCCTGTATTGTCATTGAAGTGGGGCAACAAAAATTAGGATTATTAGTAGATAATTTGTTAGATCTGGTGGAAGTGGTGATTAAACCTCCCAGTAAACTGCTGAAAGGGGTTCCAAATATTTCAGGGGCGACGATTTTGGCCAATGGCGAAGTTTGTATGATTTTGAACCCATCACAGTTAATAGAGTCCTTTAGGAAGTCTTCGGTAGCGCGGGGAGTCAGTCAACAGTCTCCCGATGAAGTCCCCCGTCAAATGGTCATTCTGTTGGTGGAAGATTCTATTGCCGTTCGCACCCAAGAAAAGCGTATCCTAGAGAAAGCAGGTTATCAAGTAGTGACTGCCGTTGATGGGCTCGATGGGTTACAAAAATTACAAAGTCAATCCTTTGATGCCATCATCTCTGATGTTGAAATGCCCCATCTTAACGGGTTTGCCTTTACCCTTCGGGTCAGAGAAAATCCAGAGTATCGTGAACTGCCGATTGTTTTGGTCACGTCTTTAGCCTCTGAACAAGATAAACGAAAGGGAGCAGAAGTCGGGGCTAATGCTTACATTGTTAAGGATCAATTTAACCAAGAAGTACTCTTAGAAACCCTCGAAAGATTAGTGTAAATTTCCTCTTTAACCCCTAATGATTAAAGTTCTTTTAGTTGAAGATTCTCCGGTTGCTTTAACTCTCCTAAAAAGGATGTTAACGTCTAACGACCAAACGGAAGTAGTCGGGACGGCTCGAACCGGAATTGAAGCCTTAGAATTGATTCCAAAAGTTAATCCTGATGTCATCTGTACTGATATCTATATGCCCCAGATGGATGGCTTAGAATTTACCTCGCAAGTGATGGCAAAATATCCACGACCTATTTTAGTGATTAGTGCGGGGGTTCAAAATAAAGATACTCAGGAAGTTTTTGCCATTCTTGATGCGGGTGCAGTCGATGTTTTTCCTAAACCAGCAGGGGGATTAGGGGTTGATTATGAGGTAACGAAAAAACAATTAATCAACAAAATTAAAGTGCTTTCTGGGATAAAAGTTTTCACGAAAATACGGCGAACAACTGCTTCAATAATGCTGACAAAATCGAGCATTTCTACCCCTGAAACTCGACTTTCTTCTGTCGTTTCGTCTAGTGATCCTGATAAGATTCGCGTGGTGGCTATTGCTGCTTCTACAGGGGGACCCCATGCGTTTCAAGAAATTTTTAGTTCTCTGACTCCCAATTTTCCTGTTCCTATTTTGTGTGTTCAGCATATTAGTGAAGGCTTTCTCCAAGGATTTTTAAATTGGCTAAAAACCGTTTGTTCTTTAAGGGTTGAAATTGCCGAACATCAACAAGTACCCCAACCTGGAAAGATTTATTTTCCTCCCGAACATCGTCACCTACAAATTGACGCTCAAGGCCGATTTAATTGTACTTTGTCTCCTCCAGTGGATGGTCACTGTCCTTCAGCAACAGCTTTGTTTGAATCTGTTGCTCAATTTTATGGCAAAGAAAGTGTGGGGATTTTGTTAACAGGGATGGGAAGAGATGGAGCTAGGGGACTGTTAAAAATTGCTCAGGCAGGAGGATTAACTATTGCTCAGGATGAGTCAACTTCTGTGGTGTTTGGAATGCCTCAAGAAGCCATTAAATTAGGAGCAACTAAGACCGTTTTACCTATTCAAGAGATTGCTCCTTTACTAATCAATAAACTAATGATAAATACCAAGGTTATTGCAAAAAAACCAGGGAATTAGTATGGCAAAAAAACTAGGTTTTACCAGTCAACTAAGAGAAGCATTTTTAGGATTAATTTCCCAAAAAACTGGTTTGGAAATTCGCAAGCAAAATCAAGATGTTTTACAAGAAAATATTTTAGCTAGAACTCAAACCCTGAAATTACACACTGTAGAAGACTACTATCATCTTTTGACTTCTGAAACAGTTCAAAGTCAGAAAGAATGGAAACAATTAATTACTTTACTAACCAATAATGAAAGCTATTTTTTCCGTGATCTGGGTCAATTTAAACTGCTCCGTAATACGATTTTACCTGAGCTGATTGAACGTAATCAAAGGACTAAAATACTACGAATCTGTAGTGCGGGATGTTCCACTGGACCTGAACCCTATTCGTTAGCAATTTTACTCAAAGAACTAATTCCTAATTGGCAACAATGGAACTTGTTTATTTTAGGGGTTGATCTTAGTCAAGATGCGTTAGAAATTGCCAAAACAGCTTGTTATAGTTCTTGGTCATTCAGGAAAGTTGATTATTCAATTCAAGACAAATATTTTAACAAGATTGGGGAGCAATATTATCTTAATGATGAGATAAAAAAAATGCTGACGTTCAAACAATGTAACTTAGTTCAAGATCCCTTTTGGGAAAGTTCTTACGGACTCTCTAATATGGATTTAATTATCTGTCGAAATGTTTTTATTTATTTTAGTCAACCTACCATTGCTAAAATTTTAGATAAATTCTATTACTGTTTACAACCTTTAGGCTATCTCATGACCGGTCATGCTGAAATTACCAGTAACAATGATACGATTAAAAAATTTCAGTCTAAACTATTTCCAGAATCGGTTATTTATCAAAAAGTTAAAAATAAAGTAGGTAGTGAATTATCAATTAATTCATCTTCTGAAGTTGAGAAAATCACTCAAAATAAATGCCAAGTAGAAAAGTTACAAAATCAGTTGAATAATAGCCTTTTAAACTCCGCAAATAAAGATTCAAAAAAAATCGCTATTTACACTAAACAAGATGGAGAAAAAAACAAGTTCAGTTATAAAATTTTGACCACAACAAAAGAGAATATATCTCAGGCAATTGAAGAAGTGAACGAAATTGACTTGCTTGAGGAAGTTAAACAATTAATTGAGCAAAAGAATTACAGTTTTTCCATTAAAAAACTTCACAAAATTTTAGAAAAATATCCTAACAGTTTTGCAGCAAATTATTTAATGGCTGAAATTTATGCTAACTTAGGTAAATACGAGGAAGCTATTGATTATTGTCATCAAGCAACCACGATTGATAGTTTAGCTGTGACTCCCCATCATTTATTAGTCCAAATTGCCGAAGAACGGGGAGAACTCGAAGAAGCAAAACGCTTATTAAGAAAAATTATTTATCTCGAACCCTACTCTGTTGCTGCCTATTTAAACTTAGCTAATATTTATCAACAAACAAATCATCAAGAAAAAGCCCAAAAAACCAGAAAAAATGCCCTCAAAGTTCTGCAAAAATTATCTCCAGATACAACTATTCCAGAACTAGGAAATAAAACCGTTCAAGACTGTATTATTGAGATTACAAACTTGACTAATTAACCTTATTTTCAATTATTGAAATATCCATTAGTAGGACCATAGACTATGAATGAAATACCTGAAACATCCTATACTATTTTCACCTTCAATAATCTACTTTATGCAGTAGAAACAATTTTTATTGAACAAATGTTTTATTTGCCTGAATTAACCCCTATTCCTGAATCTCCTCCTGATATTATTGGGGTGGTTAATGTCCGAGGAGAAATTATCCCTATCATGGACTTAAATCGTCGTTTTGGCTATCGTTCTTCCGAGGAGTATCAATTAAGCGATAGTATTATTATTTTAAGGTGGGCAACCTTACAAGTCGGAATTATTGTTAATACAATCAAGCAAGTTATTAATATTTTACCCGATGAAATTACCTCACAACTATCTTACGATCAACCCCTCATTAAAAACGAGGAAAAAAACTTCATTGATGGGATAGTAAGCAGAGAAAATGATCTGATTTTACTACTCAATTTAGAAAATATACTAAGGTATATTGATTCTCAGTCACTACAGATTAATAAAGAGAATTTAACCGAAGAAAAATATAATTTATATTTGCAAGATGACCTAGGAAAACCAGAAAATGAATCTCCTCTAAAATCCTCCGTTTTTTGTCCTAATGCAACCATTTATGAACGAGATATTTTGCTACAAAGAGCAATTAATCTCACAAAAGTTACAAGACAGAAAAAAGTCACAGAAACTAAACCAATTGCCGTTATTATCTTAAATAATGAGCGATTTGGGGTTGATTTAACCCTAGTACGAGAGTTGACTCAGATTGGAAAAATTACCACCATTCCCTGTACTCCTGCTTATATTATAGGTAATATGAATTTTCGGGGAGAAATCCTTACCTTAATTGATATTAAAGGGTTTCTTAGTCTTCCGCTACAATCCCTTATTCCTAAGTCTATAATTATGATTATAGAAATTCAAGGAGTTAGACTTGGAATTACTATTGATGATGTCTATGATGTCATTTTATTAAACCCTAAAAAAATTCTCTCTAATTCAACTAAATTTCCTAGTATTAACGAAAATTATTTAGAGGGGGTAGTTTATGATCACAATAAAATGATGCCTATCTTAAATTTACCAGTTCTTTTTTCTCAGGAAAAACTCTTGTTAGAAGAGGCAGTTTAGATTCAATAAAGAAAGATTGGTTACAGTTTTGATAATTACTAGACAATCACAGAGTCAATACTTATGATGCTAATTACTGTCAGTGAAAACCAGTTAACCTTAACTCCTGGAAATCAGGTTATTTTTCCTAATCAAACTTGGGACGATTATGAAAAATTGCTGAATTTACGTCAAGAAAAAACCTATCCTAAACTCTATTTTAATAGCCAAACCCAAGAAATTCGGCTTATGTCTCCTTCACCCAGTCACGGAAATCGAATTTATACCTTAACAAATTTAGTCGCAATTATCTTAAATAAACAAGCAAAAGATTGGCAATGTTTTGACCCCATTACGTTGAATTAGGGTGGACTCAAGGAGCAAGTGTTGCCTTACGTCAATTTGAAGCGTTAGATGATTTAAGTTGAATTTTTGATGACTAAAAAAAGCAACAAACCCCAAGAGAAGCCATCAAAATCAAAATAATTGTTAAATTTTGTTAAAATAACAGCTAATCAGCACAGCAACGACAAAAGCTATGGTAACTCAGATTAGTCAACCCGAAAAAATAAGTCCAGATACCCAACTCTTCACCGAAGAAGCAACCTTTCAATGGACAAAACAATGGTATCCCATCGCCGTTATCGAATTTCTTGATCCGTCCCGTCCTCACCCTGTACAATTATTAGGGAAAGAATTGGTTTTGTGGCGCGATCGCAACAATCAATGGCGTTGCTTTGAAGATCGCTGTCCCCATCGGTTAGTCCCCCTTTCAGAAGGTCGTGTCGAAGCAGACGGAACGCTACTGTGTGCTTACCATGCTTGGCGGTTTGACGAAACCGGAAAATGTGTTAGTATACCCCAATCCAAAGATAAAGACACAGAAAACCAGCATTTAAACAATCCTAGATCCTGTGCGATCGCCTATCCCACCCAAGAACAACAAGGGTTACTTTGGGTCTGGCCAGAGTCAGGAGATCAAGCAGAACAAGAAAGCCAAAGCAGAAAACCGCGTCTTATCCCCGAACTAGAAGAAAAATCCGATAAAGTCGTCAAACTGTTTTGGTATGTGCGAGATATGCCCTTTGGGTGGGATTATTTTATGGAAAACGTCTGCGACCCTGCCCATGTTCCCGTCTCTCACCATGGTATGATGGGAAGTCGCTACAAAGACGCAAAATACTATAATATGATTCGGGAACGGGAAATATCGACCCAAAATGGCTTTGCCTTTTCCCTCGAACCCGTTGCCCCCACCATCGAAAAAGCCGTCCACGACTTCCAACCCCCCTGTCTGATGAAAATTTCCTCCAGCTTCAAAGACGGGGCTAAATTTATCCTAGCCTTGTATGTCAGTCCCACTCGGCCAGGATGGTGTCGTCACATTGGCTGCCAAATACTCGTCAAAAGCAACGAAGGAAAAACCCCCAAAGGACTAGCCTTTTTTGCCCTTCCCATGCCAACCTGGCTAGGTCATATCTTAGCATCTTCCTTCTTACATCAAGATCTTGTCTTCCTCCACTACCAAGAGAAAATTATCGCACGACAAGGAACACAAAACTGGTTATCCGCCGTTTATACCCCCAACCCCCAAGATAAAATGGTCATTACCCTGCGTAAATGGCTAGAAAAACGGGCAGGAGGCGGCATTCCTTGGGCAGAAGGTACTAACCCAGAACTTCCCCCACCTCAACGGGATAAACAACAATTATTTGATGTCTGGTCAACCCATACCCAACATTGTCGCGTCTGTCAGGATGCCCTCAAAAATATTAACCGTACTCGCCTTTTTGCCTATATCGGGGCAGGAGTTTGCCTACTTTTTGCAGTGATTTTAGATGCTAGAATGGTAGCGATGACCCTAGGATCACAAAGTTTAAAAGAGGTGGGTTCCTGGCTAATGATCCCCCCTTCTGGGGCATTTTGGGGAGCGATCGTCGGGGCAATTATTTTAGCCCTAGGAGGATACTACCTGAAAAAACTAAGCCGACTCTTCTATGTCTATGAATTTGGACATAGCCAAAATGATTGATGGTGAGGGATTGCCAACCCGTAGGATGCGTTCCCAACGCATCCGACAGACAAGCACAATTTAACAATCATTTCAGTGTAAAATTACTTAACAATTGCTCCGATCGCTATACGATAGACATAAAGGAGATATCCAAAGTTCCGAAAGGGTAAGAACCCGCCGTCGGGTTTTGGCGACACAAACAAAAGCCATCACCACCCAATCACAATCGTCAGACCGAACACCTAAACTAGAGTCAATATGAAGAAAGACCTTACTCGTTACCGCAATATCGGCATCTTCGCCCACGTCGATGCTGGAAAAACCACCACAACTGAACGAATCCTCAAATTAACTGGTAAGATTCATAAAATCGGCGAAGTCCATGAAGGCGCAGCCACCACAGACTTCATGGAACAGGAACAGGAACGGGGGATCACCATTCAGTCCGCCGCTACCTCTTGCTTCTGGAAAGACCACCAACTTAACATTATTGACACACCAGGGCACGTTGACTTCACCATCGAGGTATATCGTTCCCTCAAAGTACTTGACGGCGGTATCGGGGTTTTTTGCGGGTCAGGAGGGGTAGAACCTCAGTCCGAAACCAACTGGCGTTATGCCAATGACTCTAAGGTCGCTCGGATTATTTATGTTAACAAACTCGATCGCACCGGAGCCGATTTTTTCTCCGTTGTCAAGCAAGTTGAAGATATTTTGGCCGCCAAACCCCTCGTGATGGTTCTACCCATTGGCATCGAAACCGAATTTCGTGGTGTCGTTGACCTGCTGACCCGCAAAGCTTGGATCTGGGATGACTCTGGCGATCCGATGAACTACACAGTCCAAGAAGTTCCCGCCGATATGGTCGATCAAGTCGAAGAATATCGGGAAAAACTGATCGAAACCGCCGTCGAACAAGACGACGCGATCATGGAGAAGTATCTCGAAGGGGAAGAACTCGAAATTGACGAGATCAAGCAGTGTATCCGTAAAGGAACCCGTGATATGTCCTTTTTCCCCACCTACTGCGGATCTTCGTTCAAAAACAAAGGGGTACAATTAGTCCTCGATGCAGTGGTAGACTACTTACCCAACCCCACGGAAGTTAAACCCCAACCGGAAGTTGACCTCGAAGGGAATGAAACGGGAACCTTTGCGATCGTTGACCCAGAAAAACCCCTCCGCGCTCTGGCCTTCAAGATCATGGATGATAAGTATGGAGCCCTAACCTTCACTCGCTTGTATTCAGGGACGTTATCCAAGGGAGATACCGTTTTAAACACCGCCACGGGTAAAACCGAACGGATCAGCCGTTTAGTGGAAATGCACGCCAACTCCCGCGAAGAAATTGAGTCAGCGCAAGCAGGAGATATTGTGGCGATCGTCGGGATGAAGAACGTTCAAACTGGCCATACGCTGTGTGACCCCAAATTCCCCGCGACCCTAGAACCCATGGTCTTCCCTGATCCTGTGATCTCTATGTCGGTATTTCCCAAGAAGAAAGGGGATAACGAAAAGATGGGGATGGCTTTGAGTAAGATGGTGCAGGAAGATCCTTCTTTTTATGTGGAAACCGACCAAGAAAGCGGTGAAACCATTATTAAAGGAATGGGAGAACTTCACCTCGATATTAAGGTCGATATCCTCAAACGTACCCACGGCGTTGAAGTGGAAGTCGGTAAACCCCAGGTGGCCTACCGTGAGTCCATTACCAAGACGGTTGCCGACAGCTACACCCACAAGAAACAATCTGGCGGTTCGGGTCAATTTGGTAAGATCGACTATATCGTTGAACCTGGCGAACCGGGTAGCGGTTTCGTCTTCGAGTCTAAGGTGACAGGGGGTAACGTCCCCAGAGAATATTGGCCGGCTGTCCAGAAGGGGTTTCAAAGCAGCATCGATAAAGGCGTTTTGGCCGGTTTCCCTTGCGTTGACCTCAAAGTGACCCTAACCGATGGTGGCTTCCACCCGGTGGACTCCTCTGCGATCGCCTTTGAAATTGCCGCTAAGGCCGGTTATCGTCAGTCTATCCCCAAAGCCGGTCCTCAATTACTTGAACCCATCATGAACGTGGATGTATTCACCCCAGAAGATTACATGGGGGATGTTATTGGGGATCTCAACCGTCGTCGGGGAATGATTAAATCTCAAAATTCTACCCCAATGGGAGCTCGTATTAAGGCCGATGTCCCCTTAAGTGAGATGTTTGGCTATATTGGAGACTTACGGACGATGACTTCAGGTCGGGGTCAATTTTCCATGGAGTTTTCCCATTATGCACCTTGTCCGAGTAATGTCGCTGAAGAGGTCATTAAAGAAGCCAAAGAACGTCAAGCCGCTTCTTAAGGTTGATTGAGTTTGTTCATGGTTAACTTGTTCCTGATCGAGATGTTTTCGGTCAGGAATTTTTTATTTATTCTGTTTTTTCTGGCGATAAGGCCTTCGATAGCGTGACAAATTGAATTTTCTGATCAATCATTGGCTGGAGAAATAAATCTAGCGCATTAACTGTTGCATTCCTATTAGAAACTGTTGCATTGCTATTAAAAACACCATCGTGCATCAAAACAATTCCCTTACCATGAGAAGCGATAACATCATTAGCGATCGTTTGACTGGTTGATTGTATGCGCCAGTCATTGGTATCCACCGACCAGAGTACACTACTCAGATTGAGCTTTTTCAAAATAGTGAATGTTATTTGATTTTGAACTCCGTAGGGTGCTCTAAACCATTTCGGGACATGGGTTTCACCGACACATTTCCTAATAGCTTCCTGGGTTTTAGCGATTTCTTGTTCTTGTTGTTTAGCCGAAAGCTGTGTTAAATTGCGGTGAGAATAAGTGTGATTACCAAGTTCGTGTCCCTTGTCTACTATCTGACGAACAAGATCGCAATGGTGTTCAACACGATGACCTACCACAAAGAACGTTGCTTTGATGTTATATTGAGCGAGTTTTTTAAGAATTTTAGGCGTATAATCAGGACTCGGCCCATCATCAAAGGTCAGAACGACCGTTTTATTAGGAATTTGAGCAATCCAATAATTTCGGTTCTTGAAGGTAACGTCAATTCTCTTCAAAGCTGAGTATTTGCCATTGGTCTTTAAGTTTGGACTTAAGGATGCAGAAGAATCAAGGGAAAAATCACTAACTGTTTTCTGAGAAAGGTTTTGTATCAAGGTCTTAGCGTTGTCTTGAGGGGTCAAATTGTTCGGTACAGCCAAGCTATTCATCATTACAGCTAAACTTGCAACAATAACTGTAATTTCAATGAATAAAGAACGGATAGTTTGGAGAGTTCTACTGTTCATCTTTCTCTCCTCTCTCTTCAATTATCTATCTTCAAGTTATCTAAAATTCTCTAAAAGTTGTTAATTTAGACTATCAATGAATTAAAATTTAACTTAGAGCAATAAATCTTCAGAAAATTCCCAATGAATCTGTTAAGTTAAAAATAATGGCTGAAAAAATCAGGAGACACAATAAATGTGGTGGCGTAATTCTCAATTACATCGCATTGGAACCAGTATAGAACGTCTTGAACACAATGTAGAATGGTTCCACTACAATCAGATTATTTTTTAAATTAATATCCATGGTCAATCTCAATATTACCCCTATTCCATCCCTTATTCCTAGCCATCCCCAAGACAGCTTAAAAATGACCTTTGCACCCCTATCTTTAGATGAGGTTTATGGTTTAGCTGATGATCCTGCTAATGGCGCAATTGTGGTTATGAGTGGAACCGTTCGTCAACAAACTGATGGTAAACCCGTTCATTATTTAGAATATCAAGCCTATGAACCCATGGCCTTAGAAATTTTCCGTCAAATTGCTGTTAATATTCGTCAAGAGTGGTCGGATACTAACCGAGTCGTTATTCATCATCGTACGGGAAAATTAAACATCGGAGAAATTAGCGTTTTAGTAGCAGTAG is part of the Rippkaea orientalis PCC 8801 genome and harbors:
- a CDS encoding CheR family methyltransferase — protein: MAKKLGFTSQLREAFLGLISQKTGLEIRKQNQDVLQENILARTQTLKLHTVEDYYHLLTSETVQSQKEWKQLITLLTNNESYFFRDLGQFKLLRNTILPELIERNQRTKILRICSAGCSTGPEPYSLAILLKELIPNWQQWNLFILGVDLSQDALEIAKTACYSSWSFRKVDYSIQDKYFNKIGEQYYLNDEIKKMLTFKQCNLVQDPFWESSYGLSNMDLIICRNVFIYFSQPTIAKILDKFYYCLQPLGYLMTGHAEITSNNDTIKKFQSKLFPESVIYQKVKNKVGSELSINSSSEVEKITQNKCQVEKLQNQLNNSLLNSANKDSKKIAIYTKQDGEKNKFSYKILTTTKENISQAIEEVNEIDLLEEVKQLIEQKNYSFSIKKLHKILEKYPNSFAANYLMAEIYANLGKYEEAIDYCHQATTIDSLAVTPHHLLVQIAEERGELEEAKRLLRKIIYLEPYSVAAYLNLANIYQQTNHQEKAQKTRKNALKVLQKLSPDTTIPELGNKTVQDCIIEITNLTN
- a CDS encoding Rieske 2Fe-2S domain-containing protein translates to MVTQISQPEKISPDTQLFTEEATFQWTKQWYPIAVIEFLDPSRPHPVQLLGKELVLWRDRNNQWRCFEDRCPHRLVPLSEGRVEADGTLLCAYHAWRFDETGKCVSIPQSKDKDTENQHLNNPRSCAIAYPTQEQQGLLWVWPESGDQAEQESQSRKPRLIPELEEKSDKVVKLFWYVRDMPFGWDYFMENVCDPAHVPVSHHGMMGSRYKDAKYYNMIREREISTQNGFAFSLEPVAPTIEKAVHDFQPPCLMKISSSFKDGAKFILALYVSPTRPGWCRHIGCQILVKSNEGKTPKGLAFFALPMPTWLGHILASSFLHQDLVFLHYQEKIIARQGTQNWLSAVYTPNPQDKMVITLRKWLEKRAGGGIPWAEGTNPELPPPQRDKQQLFDVWSTHTQHCRVCQDALKNINRTRLFAYIGAGVCLLFAVILDARMVAMTLGSQSLKEVGSWLMIPPSGAFWGAIVGAIILALGGYYLKKLSRLFYVYEFGHSQND
- a CDS encoding hybrid sensor histidine kinase/response regulator encodes the protein MIEDEELREIYELSSTEHLKSLEMGLLELEKTPNNEILINQLFRDAHSLKGDSRITGVIGVEMLSHTMEEILGRVKKQQMSLTAAMCDRLYQLVDAMTKLVHEAVTDEPSGVNYQEILDQFSQAITNPNISAVEIPPLEPEIKDNIFQVPLTFIEDADLREIYQLSSQEHLEKITTALEKLNQDPQQEKTLEELLLETERFSIDSRMVGREDLEIIIEKITEILQQVQQKQLSWTQVSERVEEGVKAIAHLVQEAITGEPSPINSLTALGQLSAEIPPIPTLEPETVIATPPKLGDSYHIDTLRVPTRHLDTLMTQTGELNVTSVGISHITTAIHQIAHLWEEWQLKKQQNSSNLEAEEKQIANILDQLKVSISDHSARLDFIATELDEKVRTLRLLPLSTVFLLFPRMVRDLAQELDKPVNLVLEGGDTNVDKQVIEEIKDPLMHLLRNAIDHGIESPAEREKANKPPVATLKVRGYKDGSNLVIEVSDDGRGLDPELIKQTALKRKLRTLKELEGMSDLQLYNLIFAPGFSTRTFITEISGRGVGLDVVRANVERLKGTIKVDSQRGLGTRFSLHLGTTLSTAIVMLLEVGGIVHALPQEYILTCLLVSPEEIFLLEGHQSLKLEEQVINLANLATLLQLVNHNSPSPRQKRHSQESQKIPCIVIEVGQQKLGLLVDNLLDLVEVVIKPPSKLLKGVPNISGATILANGEVCMILNPSQLIESFRKSSVARGVSQQSPDEVPRQMVILLVEDSIAVRTQEKRILEKAGYQVVTAVDGLDGLQKLQSQSFDAIISDVEMPHLNGFAFTLRVRENPEYRELPIVLVTSLASEQDKRKGAEVGANAYIVKDQFNQEVLLETLERLV
- the cheB gene encoding chemotaxis-specific protein-glutamate methyltransferase CheB; the encoded protein is MIKVLLVEDSPVALTLLKRMLTSNDQTEVVGTARTGIEALELIPKVNPDVICTDIYMPQMDGLEFTSQVMAKYPRPILVISAGVQNKDTQEVFAILDAGAVDVFPKPAGGLGVDYEVTKKQLINKIKVLSGIKVFTKIRRTTASIMLTKSSISTPETRLSSVVSSSDPDKIRVVAIAASTGGPHAFQEIFSSLTPNFPVPILCVQHISEGFLQGFLNWLKTVCSLRVEIAEHQQVPQPGKIYFPPEHRHLQIDAQGRFNCTLSPPVDGHCPSATALFESVAQFYGKESVGILLTGMGRDGARGLLKIAQAGGLTIAQDESTSVVFGMPQEAIKLGATKTVLPIQEIAPLLINKLMINTKVIAKKPGN
- a CDS encoding chemotaxis protein CheW is translated as MNEIPETSYTIFTFNNLLYAVETIFIEQMFYLPELTPIPESPPDIIGVVNVRGEIIPIMDLNRRFGYRSSEEYQLSDSIIILRWATLQVGIIVNTIKQVINILPDEITSQLSYDQPLIKNEEKNFIDGIVSRENDLILLLNLENILRYIDSQSLQINKENLTEEKYNLYLQDDLGKPENESPLKSSVFCPNATIYERDILLQRAINLTKVTRQKKVTETKPIAVIILNNERFGVDLTLVRELTQIGKITTIPCTPAYIIGNMNFRGEILTLIDIKGFLSLPLQSLIPKSIIMIIEIQGVRLGITIDDVYDVILLNPKKILSNSTKFPSINENYLEGVVYDHNKMMPILNLPVLFSQEKLLLEEAV